The Branchiostoma floridae strain S238N-H82 chromosome 7, Bfl_VNyyK, whole genome shotgun sequence region aaaccagtagagaaaaatatttgaatttttgaccagtattttatgctgcctttgtttccagtgtgtagacagtctgagatttttattagtttatgtatttataggggtcaattcacccctctagctgctgggatggtcacagtagggagtacttccttagtgctgTGCCCAGGGCACTCCTGTTTGGTCTTTAACatgtgatcttgcggatacatGACGTCAGCCATTGGTCTGGGATTCGATATCGTAGTAATAGGGGAAAGAAGGCTTTTGCAGTAATGCAGAATTTGACCTTGGGACTGACCTTGACCATCTGGTCCATGACGCTGATGTCAAACCCCTCCACGGTCCCCACGGGAGCCCGCAACCTCCACAGGTCCTCAAACTCCATTGCTACTGCAACCAGCTCCGCCCGTGCAGGCAGTACAGTGGCGCCCCCTTGCAGTTTGTGTCGGAGTCGCGTGCAGACGTACCAGAAGTACAGGCTGTGCCACGGCAGGAGGCTGGACGAGTAGTATGGTTCCGCGATCACCATGCCAACCTGGTGATGGAACGGAATGGTCAATGGTCGGGATATTTCCTTTTGTGTGTGGGTAATCATTGAAATTGAATGATTAGTACCTGTGCTTAATGGATGGCATGTCTTTCAGATTAGGCCACTGActttattttatggatgacatcctctggaggcCCCAAGACTATAATGCATGAGGGCGACAGAAAACAAAAATCCACCAAACAATGCTGTTAAACCACAAAACTATTCTTTCACAAAACTATTCTTTCCAAGGCCTGGTATGTCTTATGTTCAAACAGAGGTTCTgctccagctgtttttcttacacgttttaggcatttttatcaggctttctatctCATAATGTTTTATGTCTTGCAGCCAAACTGTGCACTTCTTCCAAACAAAATTTACTACAGCTAGCCATCCATAAAATAAAGTCAGTGAAGGCTTAATTACCGTTGAGTGAAAATCATAAATACTCACTTTCCTGTCTTCAAGTGCAGCCTCTAACTGTTCCTCTGAGCCCTGAACTATGTGCACTTTGCCCTGGAGATTGTTGGCCTCTATCAACTGGGAAAAGCAGAAACAATACATCAACAATACATCACAATGAAAACTCTTTTATTAGAAATTACtagatgaaaaagaaaataaaatcatgacaaAATGTCACACTGTCTGTACACAAATAACTATGAAATTAATCATCACATAACAATGTTGACCAAgaatttcaatttttattttcttaccttaTGTGTTACTCTTGCACCCAAGTCTGAACTTTCTAATGCAAGGACCTGCAAGTaaaatttacaatgtttatcaaACTAACTACATGTTATAAAGACGCAACTATCTAACAACAGACATCATAGATAAAGATCTCAAACTTTAAAAAGGCACATATTAAGTACTCTGTATATATGTCtgcatttgtatatgtatgtttttattgttttagcCCTGGAAGACTAGCCTTAAATAGGGCTAGATATATAAAGGGTATCGCAATAAAGGAAGATTGTAATATATATGGTAACACCCGGTGGaggtagcctgattaaatctcgcttatagcaccCCGCCCAACATCCGACGGCCCCAtaggccagttacagccctggacagcgaagtttttacacagactactggtGGAGgcattttttgtcgtttttgcCACCAGAAGAATAAAGCAGACCCACCTCTTGTGCTCCTAGCCGTGCTGCCATGAGCGGTACCCATGATGCATCGCTCACGCTCACACACGTCTGCCCAGGCGCCAGCACCTGTTTCAGCGCAGCTGCGTACGTGCCCCACCTGCTCCTGTCGTTCAGCATGCCCAGGCGCGGGCGGCTCCACACCATGTGACCCCCACAGCGACACACCGGTCTCTCCAGGCTGAACTCTGACCTGGGGTCACATGTACGACAACATCTGTTATAAACTGAATAATAAATTGCTGGTGGCATGGTTGTTTGTAGTTCTGTGGATAAAAAACACAGCCCAATTAAGCCATGGAAAGGGTTGTCAtactctccaacaagatctcttcagtatcactgatgaaagataaaagatgttatctgaaacgtctgacagtttccacaatcatatctagttgcttgagtaattgctatttatCACACGAGAAGGGTTGTCATGGTAAACGTAGTCTATGATATTGTTTTGAATGTCCGAAGAAATATATCAGATTTTCaaaaaatgcattattttccacaaattcaatttttgaCCATAGTTTACAAGAAAAACAGCAGGAATGATAGTGCTTACCCTGcggaggtcgttgacccctgcTTCTGCACCTGGAACCATAAACTGTACTCATCATGTCTGCCATGCAGCGCCACCTGTTGACCTACAGAGGAACAGCAGGCATATTTTAACTTCTCAGAAATCAACTGAGAGATCAAGCCTTCTATTATGGATTGACTTCTGTGAAAATACTAtaaagatattttctttcaagAATGGTTACTGCCAATGTGGAAAGTAAATCTTAAAAGAAACCATCCACATGTTGGAAGTTCCTAAATTAAACTTGGTTCTATGTGTCAAGTTATGATTATGTTTCACATGCAATTAGAAAATAGAATTCCTCTAGAATCTATAGTGTACTAACCTTTAAATTTTTGTTATTACAAGGCATTAGAACAGATTGCAGGCAAGAGTCTAGATAAGAAGAAATGTATAATTGTACCTTTCTCTACAGGAATGGACTGGTGGTTAAAGTACACAGCCTGCATCCAGTGGTCTCGCCACTGGgtaagaaaaaataaacaaacaaattaacacCCAAGAAATACTCTCCCACCACAAGAAACTACTAACTTAAAGATAAACAACCTCAATTACTTGAACCGCTCTGTGGATTATTTGGGGATTGTAGGTCACTGGGAAGATGTATATAAACAGAAAAATAGTGAAGCACTGGTCATGAACCACCTCATTAActttgctcactcggtggtttagtCCAGGCTAACTGGCCAGGCCTGTGAGGGAGTTGCAGGCTATAACCACCTAATTATCATTCTCTTTGCTCACTCTCTGGTTAACTGGTTATAGCAATCACTGACTTAGCATTTTGTCACCATTTACAACTCTAGCAGGTCACTATCCCTTAATCACAATTTATTGCTGTTCTTAATCACCTGCATGTTGTCAGGTGTAGGATGTGCCCAGGATGGTGCTACAGACAGTAGGACTGAGCTGTCTGGGTCCATCTCTATATCCCACCACATCAGGACCACCTGTGCCTGCCCAGTTGCTGTCACCATCACACTCAGCTCGGTCCTGCGCTCAAGTGATTCCATCTTCTTGTCAAACTCAAATCtgatgatgaaaagaaaaatataattataaattCATGCTAGCTGGTACagcttgaaaacaaaaattctaAATGATTACCTTTGAATTCTTTATCTTTTCCATAACACTGTCCTAACTTACACTACTACTGTAAGCAAAAAATGGTCCAAGGAAAGACCTGTTGAAGTTAAGAACATTCTACTTCACAATTACCTTTTGGCCACCTCTGGTGATTGCCTgacttttgattttttgtcaATTAACAAAAAGATGACTGGCTACAACATACACAGGAATATTCTACCCAAACTCATTTCCACGTCTTGAGAGGCAAAGCATAGAGTCATTGATATCTAATTAAAATTGCATGATATTGTACTCTTCTAAAAGTTTTCTACAGTTGAAAACGCCATTGCATTAAGGTTACATAGACTAACACATTAGCATTCATGTAACAGTACCTAAAGACTTTGATGGGCTCTGTAAGGGGTTTGAACTGCTCCTGCTTGACTTGGCTGAGCTGTATATCATGGACTGCTGCAGCCCCCATGCAGGCCTCCATGTCTGATGAGGGGACCAGAGCTTTCTCACAACCTAGAAAATAAGAGGTCACAAAATGTTAGACCACAAaaggaataaataaaaaaacagccaaactTTGTATTGTGGATGGCGTCTGTACACATCCAATAGCGTAGTGGGTGCCATGTCCCTAACCCGGGCCTCAACTCCCCCCCTACAATGCCCTATGCTTGGCAATTTGGGGGTACtcccatgtagatgtagatgttctTCTTGCATTTTGGAGGTTGTGGGTGAAAACCAAATTCAGTTAGAAATGCAGGTGACAtatctggtacatgtatatctggaAAGGAAAAGTAATGCTAATACACTACTATTGAAACAGTTTTAGTGATATTTCGAAAACGCATTTTGGCAGTGGAGAGTTGACagcaaaaaataataaaaataatgcaaacatttcaagcttTTAAATTTGCTATTTTCCCCCTACCTGTGATTGGTAGGTCCCTCAGCCTGTGCCAGTTCCACATGAAGTCTGACTCCACCACCTGTGCGTAGACTGTGGCAGCATGGGGCACAAAGATGCAGTCTGGCTGTGGGGAGAG contains the following coding sequences:
- the LOC118419322 gene encoding protein arginine N-methyltransferase 7-like, with the protein product MWYLRSCGRFCPRRARFLSRLSSLMQVFRQTLNPTTGRAEWTAMDEDYDYNQEVARSSYTDMLHDEERNKKYKAGLELAIGRVRGRGQRVHVLDIGTGSGLLSMLAVQAGADRVTACECFKPMAGAAQKIVKTNSFSDKITVIPKRSTDLTAGPGGDMEERANILVAELLDTELIGEGCLYTYQHALKHLVTPDCIFVPHAATVYAQVVESDFMWNWHRLRDLPITGCEKALVPSSDMEACMGAAAVHDIQLSQVKQEQFKPLTEPIKVFRFEFDKKMESLERRTELSVMVTATGQAQVVLMWWDIEMDPDSSVLLSVAPSWAHPTPDNMQWRDHWMQAVYFNHQSIPVEKGQQVALHGRHDEYSLWFQVQKQGSTTSAGSEFSLERPVCRCGGHMVWSRPRLGMLNDRSRWGTYAAALKQVLAPGQTCVSVSDASWVPLMAARLGAQEVGLLYSSGGKNDKKCLHQHIYRLIEANNLQGKVHIVQGSEEQLEAALEDRKVGMVIAEPYYSSSLLPWHSLYFWYVCTRLRHKLQGGATVLPARAELVAVAMEFEDLWRLRAPVGTVEGFDISVMDQMVKDHSNQTDERVEPHPLWEYPGVGVSNPVTLMNFDLTQSVPTENLVATGEIPFTCSGSCNAVALWMNYDLLGDGRHTVSTGPRAPYTSGRPQWDPHIRQGVYFMDKPVQVSADFRLVYRVTFSPKDGRMDFQFDIENSQGKNL